A section of the Hevea brasiliensis isolate MT/VB/25A 57/8 chromosome 17, ASM3005281v1, whole genome shotgun sequence genome encodes:
- the LOC131175411 gene encoding DNA-binding protein RHL1-like produces the protein MKLFGTIVYPKNRYLMLQFSRGGKNVLCEDYFDSMIVFSDAWWIGMKEENPEEAQLDFPKQMFEGQRQEVEYDFKGGAGAASVNKEVVHKSGIKYVENETTETELENDLSDDKSNLNDLMETAQTRHSEQTVGKTFKFAEASSGDDSVESIEANIAKEEGEEEKNVKSNSSSAILLDFENEGAIEGNYSSGKIQAYAMSGTKFKKLLESAVLRTSNEHSESHSTHGSLV, from the coding sequence ATGAAGCTATTTGGGACCATTGTCTATCCAAAGAATAGATACCTAATGTTGCAGTTCTCTAGGGGTGGCAAGAATGTTTTGTGTGAAGATTACTTTGATAGCATGATTGTGTTTTCTGATGCATGGTGGATTGGAATGAAAGAAGAGAACCCAGAAGAGGCCCAACTTGATTTTCCCAAGcaaatgtttgagggacagagaCAAGAAGTTGAGTATGACTTTAAAGGTGGGGCAGGAGCGGCATCTGTAAATAAGGAAGTTGTTCACAAAAGTGGTATTAAATATGTAGAAAATGAGACCACTGAAACTGAGCTTGAAAATGATCTATCCGATGATAAAAGCAATTTGAATGATTTGATGGAAACTGCACAAACTCGACATTCTGAGCAAACTGTTGGGAAAACATTCAAGTTTGCAGAAGCTTCTTCTGGAGATGATTCTGTTGAAAGCATTGAGGCTAATATAgctaaggaagaaggagaagaagaaaagaatgtAAAATCTAATTCTTCTTCCGCCATACTTCTTGACTTTGAAAATGAGGGTGCTATTGAAGGGAATTATTCTTCTGGAAAAATTCAAGCTTATGCCATGTCGGGGACCAAGTTTAAGAAGCTGTTGGAATCTGCTGTATTAAGAACATCTAATGAACACTCTGAGTCACACAGTACTCATGGTTCACTCGTTTAA